One window of the Shewanella maritima genome contains the following:
- the add gene encoding adenosine deaminase has product MIDKTLPLVDLHRHLDGNVRVNTIWELGHKHGIELPAQSLETLAPFVQIQGKENNLVNFLKKLDWMVAVLADLDAVKRVAYENVEDAAVSGLDYTELRFSPYYMAMNHKLPIEGVVEAVIDGVQAGLKQFDVEVNLIGIMSRSFGQQACQQELDGLLAHKEKLVAMDLAGDELGFPGELFTDHFKQVRDAGLAITAHAGEAAGAESMWQAIQDLGATRIGHGVNAIHDPKLMEYLAANNIGIESCPTSNLHTSTVADYDSHPLTKFMDAGVCIGLNTDDPGVSAIDIGHEYRVVKSEMGLTDEQLAQLQRNGVEMAFMSAASKQALYDKVRAKSV; this is encoded by the coding sequence ATGATCGATAAAACACTACCATTGGTTGATTTGCATCGTCATTTAGATGGCAATGTCAGGGTAAATACCATTTGGGAATTAGGCCACAAGCACGGTATTGAGCTACCAGCGCAAAGCCTGGAAACGCTTGCACCTTTTGTGCAAATTCAGGGCAAAGAGAACAATCTGGTTAACTTTTTAAAGAAACTAGATTGGATGGTTGCTGTATTGGCAGACTTAGATGCAGTGAAACGCGTTGCATATGAAAACGTCGAGGATGCAGCTGTATCAGGTTTGGATTACACCGAACTGAGGTTCAGCCCTTACTACATGGCAATGAATCATAAGTTGCCAATTGAAGGTGTGGTTGAAGCGGTCATTGATGGCGTACAAGCCGGCTTGAAGCAGTTTGATGTTGAGGTCAACCTCATTGGTATTATGTCGCGCTCGTTTGGTCAGCAGGCTTGTCAGCAAGAATTAGATGGCCTATTAGCGCACAAAGAAAAGCTGGTAGCGATGGATTTAGCTGGTGATGAGTTAGGTTTTCCAGGAGAGCTGTTTACCGACCATTTTAAGCAAGTACGTGATGCCGGTTTAGCGATTACTGCACATGCTGGCGAAGCGGCAGGTGCTGAAAGTATGTGGCAAGCGATTCAAGACTTAGGTGCGACCCGAATTGGTCATGGTGTTAATGCTATCCATGACCCTAAGTTGATGGAGTACCTGGCTGCCAACAATATTGGTATTGAGTCTTGCCCAACCAGTAATTTACATACTTCAACTGTGGCTGATTATGACTCTCACCCTCTGACTAAGTTTATGGATGCCGGAGTGTGTATTGGCCTAAACACTGATGACCCAGGGGTAAGTGCCATCGATATTGGCCATGAGTATCGCGTGGTGAAATCTGAAATGGGTTTAACTGACGAGCAGTTAGCACAGCTGCAGCGCAATGGCGTTGAAATGGCATTTATGTCAGCGGCAAGTAAACAAGCACTGTACGACAAGGTACGTGCAAAGTCGGTTTAA
- the hemN gene encoding oxygen-independent coproporphyrinogen III oxidase — MIEKYNYSGPRYTSYPTALEFDDTFTEQNLLTSIENSQSDKLSLYVHIPFCAKLCYYCGCNKIITRHAHKADQYIEYLAAEIVKRAPLFKDYTVTQMHWGGGTPTFLSPEQILKLTALIKSHFNFAEVGEFSIEVDPREIELTMLDTLKEAGFNRISIGVQDFNKDVQKAVNREQDEQFIFDLMSRAKELGFVSTNVDLIYGLPLQTPETFAQTIARIIELSPDRLSVFNYAHLPSRFAAQRKIKDADMPTPQQKLDMLHQTIESLTNAGYQFIGMDHFAKPDDELARLQREGKLHRNFQGYTTQEECDLLGLGVSSISQIGDCYAQNQKDLRPYYEAIDDQGHALWKGCSLNRDDEIRRAVIKQIICHFDLDMADIDQRFDIKFEDYFAEDLELMQTFLDDKLVDITDRRLTVSPTGHLLIRNICMCFDVYFRQKARQQQFSRVI; from the coding sequence ATGATCGAGAAGTACAATTACAGCGGTCCCCGTTATACGTCTTATCCGACCGCACTCGAGTTCGACGACACTTTTACTGAGCAAAATTTATTAACGTCGATTGAGAACAGTCAATCAGACAAGTTGTCGCTATATGTGCACATCCCATTTTGTGCCAAGCTTTGTTATTACTGTGGCTGTAATAAAATCATCACTCGCCACGCCCACAAAGCCGACCAATATATTGAATATCTAGCGGCTGAAATTGTTAAGCGCGCACCATTATTTAAAGACTACACAGTGACTCAAATGCACTGGGGTGGCGGCACGCCAACTTTCTTGAGCCCTGAGCAAATCTTAAAGCTTACCGCACTGATTAAGTCACACTTCAACTTTGCTGAAGTGGGTGAGTTCTCAATTGAAGTTGACCCACGCGAAATCGAGCTAACTATGCTTGATACTTTGAAAGAAGCAGGTTTCAACCGTATTTCTATCGGTGTACAAGACTTCAATAAAGATGTGCAAAAAGCAGTGAACCGCGAGCAAGACGAGCAGTTCATTTTTGACTTAATGTCACGCGCTAAAGAACTTGGTTTTGTATCAACCAACGTTGACCTGATTTATGGTCTTCCGCTACAAACACCAGAAACCTTTGCGCAAACTATTGCCCGCATCATCGAGCTATCACCGGACCGTTTATCAGTGTTCAACTATGCTCACTTACCATCGCGCTTTGCCGCTCAGCGTAAGATTAAAGATGCTGACATGCCAACGCCGCAGCAAAAACTAGACATGTTGCACCAAACCATCGAGTCATTAACCAACGCCGGTTATCAATTCATTGGTATGGATCACTTTGCTAAGCCTGACGACGAGCTAGCACGTCTGCAACGTGAAGGTAAACTGCACCGTAACTTCCAAGGTTACACCACGCAAGAAGAGTGTGACCTACTTGGCTTAGGTGTCTCTTCAATCAGTCAGATTGGCGATTGCTACGCGCAGAACCAAAAAGACTTACGTCCATACTATGAAGCGATTGATGATCAAGGTCATGCCTTATGGAAAGGCTGTAGCTTAAACCGCGACGACGAAATCCGCCGCGCTGTGATTAAGCAAATCATTTGTCACTTTGACTTAGATATGGCTGACATCGACCAGCGCTTTGACATTAAGTTTGAAGATTACTTCGCAGAAGACCTAGAGCTAATGCAGACCTTCCTTGATGACAAGCTGGTAGATATTACCGACCGTCGTTTAACTGTGAGCCCAACGGGTCACCTGCTCATTCGTAATATCTGTATGTGTTTTGATGTGTACTTCCGTCAAAAAGCCCGTCAGCAGCAGTTCTCTCGCGTGATTTAA
- a CDS encoding flagellar basal body-associated protein FliL, which produces MVLSLLLSVKVAVAEDEQEYAYYGFEPDIVTNYISNRKKLGFVKISVELMVSNPNDLVDLEHHDPLLRSAIVEILGNQAEDKVKSLAGREEIRRECFETVNRLIEQETGKATVVNLLFTKYLYD; this is translated from the coding sequence ATGGTGTTGAGTTTACTTTTAAGTGTCAAAGTTGCAGTGGCAGAAGATGAGCAAGAATATGCTTATTATGGCTTTGAGCCAGATATCGTCACCAACTATATTTCCAATCGCAAAAAGCTTGGCTTTGTTAAAATCAGTGTCGAGCTGATGGTGTCTAACCCGAATGATTTGGTTGACCTAGAACATCATGATCCACTACTACGCTCTGCTATTGTGGAGATTCTAGGTAATCAGGCGGAAGATAAAGTAAAGTCACTTGCTGGGCGTGAAGAAATTCGCCGCGAGTGCTTCGAAACCGTTAATCGCTTGATAGAACAAGAAACGGGCAAAGCCACTGTAGTTAATCTGTTATTTACCAAATACTTGTACGATTAA
- a CDS encoding YhgN family NAAT transporter, producing the protein METLSAAIMLFLIMDPLGNLPIFSAVLKHVEKKRRKQILIRELLISLAIMMVFLFTGEAILNFLSLKQEAVSIAGGIILFLIGIKMIFPSEGGISGVAAGEEPFIVPLAIPLVAGPSILAALLLLAHTDPNRMTDWSLALFAAWSASAVILMMSDVFHRLLGEKGLTAVERLMGMLLVMISIQMLLDGIIAYLEFAKTL; encoded by the coding sequence ATGGAAACCCTTTCAGCCGCCATAATGTTATTTTTGATTATGGATCCTCTCGGCAACCTGCCAATCTTCAGTGCAGTGCTAAAACATGTAGAAAAAAAACGCCGTAAACAAATCCTGATCCGAGAATTGCTCATCTCGTTGGCAATTATGATGGTATTTTTATTCACAGGTGAGGCCATTCTTAACTTCTTGAGTTTAAAACAAGAAGCAGTCTCTATTGCTGGCGGTATTATCCTGTTCTTAATTGGTATTAAGATGATCTTCCCATCAGAAGGCGGCATAAGTGGTGTTGCTGCAGGTGAAGAGCCGTTTATTGTCCCGCTAGCCATCCCACTCGTTGCGGGTCCATCCATCTTAGCTGCGCTGTTGTTACTGGCGCATACTGATCCAAACCGTATGACCGACTGGAGCCTAGCTCTGTTTGCAGCTTGGTCAGCTAGTGCGGTGATCTTGATGATGTCTGACGTATTCCACCGCTTATTAGGTGAAAAAGGCTTAACCGCTGTAGAGCGTTTAATGGGTATGTTACTGGTGATGATCTCAATTCAAATGTTACTTGATGGCATTATCGCTTATCTCGAGTTTGCCAAAACCCTGTAA
- a CDS encoding metal transporter has translation MLYLVASCIALLFGPLCYRFFSQGSGLQKALDGFIFVSLGGLVLIHIMPELLEHGGWLTLVFVALGLWGPTASERVFHQYSHVTHNITLALGIGGLLLHTITDGSAMVLAQQDNYSIMLAIGVILHRLPVGLAIWWLLKPQVGSKWASLVIAAMMLLTAAGYFGSEQVLDQLSLENTALLQAFVTGSILHVVLHQPHVEHDQQQTDKYQYHAGVGSLLGLGLLAIMLHFDAGCSASGDVHDHSHHHGHDHAQGFEQLLDWLLLVAPYLVLAYLGAALRFKFDLKPDSHHLFAQWLQRLIGPEALIISLMLLGPVYGVIHLLVALALSLLLSKQVIAVTDPHSQLPSSPWQFGFSHIVDRSAPWVIFSLVVAHVIGHPSMPFANPYIQLAILFAVFLPLRFCNLGAAILAVALALSGWSAAAVVFVLIAAPLINLAQFKLMSALQIAMSIACIMVAVAAINAIGLPQASQYSLPSWLNGISLAIIALLFSASLLRVGPRKFLARLMLSRPHAHHH, from the coding sequence ATGCTCTATCTCGTTGCCAGCTGTATCGCGCTATTATTTGGGCCGCTTTGCTACCGCTTTTTCTCCCAAGGCAGTGGGCTACAAAAAGCGCTCGACGGCTTTATTTTTGTCTCCCTTGGCGGACTTGTACTCATTCACATCATGCCTGAGCTTCTCGAGCATGGCGGCTGGCTAACGCTGGTTTTTGTTGCCCTTGGGCTTTGGGGGCCAACAGCCAGTGAGCGCGTATTTCATCAGTACTCCCACGTAACCCACAATATCACGCTAGCACTCGGTATCGGCGGACTATTGCTACATACCATCACAGATGGCAGCGCCATGGTGCTAGCTCAGCAAGATAACTATTCAATCATGTTGGCGATTGGGGTTATCCTGCACCGCTTACCCGTTGGCTTAGCCATTTGGTGGCTGCTCAAACCTCAAGTGGGAAGCAAATGGGCAAGCCTAGTCATTGCGGCAATGATGCTGCTAACTGCCGCGGGTTATTTTGGCAGTGAGCAAGTACTTGATCAGTTAAGTCTTGAAAATACAGCCTTGCTGCAAGCCTTTGTAACTGGCTCTATTTTGCATGTGGTGTTGCATCAACCTCATGTAGAGCATGATCAACAACAAACAGATAAATACCAGTACCACGCTGGAGTAGGCAGCCTATTAGGCTTGGGACTGTTAGCAATAATGCTACACTTTGATGCTGGCTGCAGTGCCAGTGGTGATGTTCACGACCATAGTCATCATCATGGACATGACCACGCTCAGGGGTTTGAGCAGTTGCTCGATTGGTTACTCCTAGTTGCACCTTACCTAGTGCTCGCTTATCTGGGCGCTGCGCTGCGTTTTAAGTTCGACCTAAAACCTGACAGCCACCATTTATTTGCCCAGTGGCTACAAAGACTTATCGGGCCTGAGGCACTCATTATTAGTTTGATGCTGCTTGGTCCCGTTTATGGGGTTATTCATTTACTCGTTGCGCTTGCATTAAGCCTGCTCCTAAGTAAACAAGTAATTGCGGTTACTGACCCACATTCACAGCTACCTAGCAGTCCTTGGCAATTTGGTTTTAGCCACATTGTCGACCGTAGCGCCCCTTGGGTTATTTTTAGTTTAGTGGTGGCTCATGTTATTGGTCATCCTTCAATGCCGTTTGCTAACCCTTATATACAGTTAGCTATTCTATTCGCAGTATTTTTACCGCTGCGTTTTTGCAACCTCGGCGCTGCTATCCTCGCAGTGGCTTTGGCGCTAAGTGGCTGGTCAGCTGCCGCAGTAGTCTTTGTGCTAATCGCCGCGCCGCTTATCAACTTGGCGCAATTTAAGCTTATGAGCGCCTTACAAATAGCTATGAGCATAGCTTGCATAATGGTTGCAGTCGCCGCTATCAACGCGATTGGACTACCACAAGCAAGCCAATACAGCTTACCAAGTTGGCTAAACGGTATTAGCTTAGCCATAATTGCGCTATTGTTTAGTGCAAGTTTGCTAAGAGTCGGCCCGCGAAAGTTCCTTGCCAGATTAATGCTGAGCCGACCTCATGCGCATCACCATTAG
- a CDS encoding immune inhibitor A domain-containing protein, protein MNKAVKASVLASVLGSALALPTSAVSAPHHGTPADPGVINKQQILYWLVKRGELASDASVAEQQAAVAAYISRRNLRGHQPIALEAKAHAKLHKHGKASHTMSLMADSDVTKTVKVMGVLVDFPDLKHDDNGLSASDTQMYYSSYPSSHYQNLLFSTSGFNGPSNQNLQSAYQYFQAASGQSFFFTGEVLDWVTASNNAAYYGGNDNGDDKAVPELVKEAVTKAVAGMSDAELATYDIEDPYDIDGDGNIDEPDGIIDHIMLFHSSIGEEAGGGKLGSDAIWSHRFFVDQQTTGYTIPGRNMKVFGYTVQPIDAGIGVCTHEFGHDLGLPDEYDINTSSEDGSPVGAWSLMSGGSWTGSIAGSQPTGFSPYARSFLQNKYKGKWVNEQQIPLSSITSSGLDVALNHAVNTEQVNQLSINLPSSTIAFKQPFAGSYQYYSGQGHELDNRMSFTTALPTSSALTLKFQAHWNIEVDYDYMQVLVNGTSVPGNHTKVNNPYFGAVNHFITGQSSTVPGATGVDSWVELTYDLTAYAGQNVTVEFTYVTDQAVGDYGIAIDNILIENSSTAVYQDDAETDGAMTLSGYARITDERPGERKRYLVQLRSHQDIDAGLTSRLYEPGVLLWLENFAFSDNNSSQHAGEGLIGVVDADQNLIGSNTTDVQIRDAAFSLYDQQSYFGDNHLSANPMFDDSQDYSSPTKPQAGIKLPELGLTMEVIAQATDSTTATVRFKRDGVAPAELSASFSHSANQASVSFNAQAAGGDGNYSYQWDFGVAGATSTEMTPSYTYGSSGDYTVSLTVTDSTGTSVNSSNSVRVVIDPQVTMTANANNLVVSFAANASQGFGDLSYQWNFGDGNSSTQASVSHTYAAAGSYNVSVVVTDELGNTASASQTVTVSAATTTPDPEPQPTTGGDSGGGSLGWFGLVALTALALRRKARIP, encoded by the coding sequence ATGAACAAAGCAGTTAAGGCGAGTGTACTAGCGAGTGTGTTGGGCAGTGCTTTGGCGCTGCCTACCTCGGCAGTGAGTGCACCGCATCATGGTACACCGGCCGATCCAGGGGTGATTAATAAACAGCAAATTCTTTACTGGCTAGTAAAGCGAGGAGAACTAGCGAGCGATGCGAGTGTTGCTGAGCAGCAAGCCGCTGTCGCTGCTTATATTAGTCGTCGTAATTTACGCGGTCATCAACCCATTGCGCTGGAAGCGAAAGCGCACGCTAAGCTACATAAACATGGCAAGGCATCTCACACCATGAGTCTAATGGCTGACAGTGATGTCACTAAAACCGTTAAAGTCATGGGTGTGCTGGTGGATTTTCCAGACCTTAAACATGACGACAATGGTTTGAGTGCTAGTGATACACAAATGTACTACTCAAGCTATCCAAGCTCGCATTATCAAAACCTACTGTTCTCAACCAGTGGATTTAACGGCCCAAGCAATCAAAATTTGCAATCTGCTTATCAGTATTTTCAAGCTGCCTCAGGGCAAAGCTTCTTCTTTACCGGTGAGGTGCTCGATTGGGTGACCGCCAGTAATAATGCCGCCTATTATGGTGGTAATGATAATGGTGACGATAAAGCTGTACCTGAGTTAGTAAAAGAGGCTGTGACCAAAGCTGTGGCTGGTATGAGCGACGCTGAGCTGGCGACTTATGATATTGAAGATCCATACGATATCGACGGCGATGGCAACATCGATGAGCCAGACGGCATCATTGACCATATTATGCTGTTCCACTCGAGTATTGGTGAAGAGGCCGGTGGTGGTAAGCTTGGCAGCGATGCTATTTGGTCACACCGCTTTTTTGTTGACCAGCAAACTACTGGTTATACCATTCCGGGTAGAAACATGAAGGTGTTTGGCTACACAGTTCAGCCCATTGATGCTGGTATTGGTGTCTGTACCCATGAGTTTGGCCACGACTTAGGCTTGCCTGATGAGTACGATATTAATACCTCGTCGGAAGATGGCTCGCCAGTAGGGGCGTGGTCGCTGATGTCTGGTGGCAGCTGGACAGGCTCAATTGCGGGCTCGCAGCCAACAGGCTTTAGCCCTTATGCGCGCTCGTTCTTACAAAACAAGTACAAGGGTAAATGGGTTAACGAGCAGCAAATTCCGTTATCAAGTATTACCAGCTCAGGGTTAGATGTTGCCCTTAATCATGCTGTGAACACTGAGCAAGTGAATCAATTATCGATTAATTTACCCTCATCAACCATCGCCTTTAAGCAGCCATTTGCCGGCAGCTATCAATACTATTCTGGCCAAGGGCATGAGTTAGATAATCGCATGTCGTTTACAACCGCATTGCCCACAAGCTCTGCGTTGACCTTGAAGTTCCAAGCTCATTGGAACATCGAAGTCGATTATGACTATATGCAGGTGCTGGTCAATGGCACTTCAGTGCCCGGTAATCACACTAAGGTTAATAATCCTTATTTTGGTGCGGTGAATCACTTTATTACTGGGCAATCGAGCACAGTACCTGGAGCAACCGGAGTCGATTCTTGGGTGGAGTTAACTTATGACCTAACAGCCTATGCTGGACAAAATGTCACAGTGGAGTTTACCTATGTGACCGACCAGGCGGTGGGCGACTATGGTATCGCCATCGATAATATCCTCATCGAGAATAGCTCTACTGCGGTGTATCAAGATGACGCTGAAACTGACGGCGCTATGACGCTCAGCGGCTATGCTCGCATTACAGATGAACGTCCAGGCGAGCGCAAACGATATCTAGTGCAGCTGCGTTCCCATCAAGATATTGATGCCGGTTTAACCTCACGCTTGTATGAGCCTGGTGTACTATTATGGCTGGAAAATTTTGCATTTTCTGACAACAACTCGTCACAACATGCTGGTGAAGGTTTGATTGGTGTCGTGGATGCTGACCAAAACCTCATTGGTAGCAATACCACTGACGTACAAATTCGTGACGCAGCCTTTAGCCTGTACGATCAACAAAGTTACTTTGGTGACAACCACTTAAGTGCTAATCCTATGTTTGACGACTCGCAAGACTATAGTTCGCCAACTAAACCACAAGCTGGGATCAAATTACCAGAACTTGGCCTCACTATGGAGGTAATTGCGCAGGCTACGGATAGCACGACTGCTACTGTGCGCTTTAAGCGCGATGGTGTCGCGCCAGCTGAGCTGTCAGCAAGCTTTAGCCACTCTGCTAATCAAGCTAGTGTAAGCTTTAATGCTCAAGCTGCAGGTGGTGATGGTAACTACAGCTATCAATGGGACTTTGGCGTTGCAGGTGCGACTAGTACAGAAATGACGCCGAGTTACACCTATGGCAGCTCGGGTGATTATACGGTGTCATTAACTGTGACTGACAGTACAGGCACGAGTGTAAATAGCAGTAACAGTGTGCGAGTGGTTATTGATCCACAAGTCACCATGACAGCGAACGCAAATAATCTGGTTGTCAGTTTTGCTGCTAATGCCAGCCAAGGGTTTGGTGATTTGAGTTACCAATGGAATTTTGGTGACGGTAATAGTAGTACGCAAGCAAGTGTCTCTCACACGTATGCTGCAGCGGGTAGCTACAATGTGTCAGTTGTGGTGACCGACGAGCTTGGCAATACGGCTAGTGCTTCGCAAACCGTGACGGTTTCAGCTGCAACTACGACTCCAGATCCTGAGCCGCAGCCAACCACTGGCGGTGACTCTGGTGGCGGTAGTTTAGGCTGGTTTGGTCTCGTTGCGCTCACTGCTCTTGCGCTGCGTAGGAAAGCACGTATACCCTAG
- a CDS encoding chorismate--pyruvate lyase family protein gives MTVTSVSFPYGESIQWFSPKTSHNLPQTQLKDWLLDEGSLTQKLKAHCQQFSVTVLGEHLHSPLDGECPHSQHPMWIREVLLSLDGTPWVFARTLIPQSIIDSPQHTFATLGNRPLGELLFNSEHITPGDIEVAQFASCGKLAYLAQSLKQEVSDTLWGRRRYFDLEGQQLIVSEIFLPAAVKHIMAQ, from the coding sequence ATGACAGTGACTAGTGTTAGCTTCCCCTATGGTGAGTCCATTCAATGGTTTTCTCCTAAAACCAGCCACAACTTGCCGCAAACCCAATTAAAAGATTGGCTGTTGGATGAAGGAAGCCTGACGCAAAAACTTAAAGCCCACTGTCAGCAATTTAGCGTAACCGTGCTGGGCGAACATTTGCATTCGCCGTTAGACGGTGAGTGCCCCCACAGCCAGCATCCGATGTGGATCCGCGAAGTATTACTGTCACTCGATGGCACACCTTGGGTATTTGCCCGCACCCTGATCCCACAATCAATTATCGATAGCCCGCAACACACCTTCGCCACCCTGGGTAATCGCCCACTAGGAGAGCTGTTATTTAACAGCGAACACATCACGCCAGGTGATATTGAAGTGGCGCAATTTGCTAGCTGCGGCAAGCTCGCTTACCTGGCGCAAAGCCTCAAGCAGGAAGTATCTGATACTTTATGGGGACGCAGACGCTACTTTGACCTGGAAGGCCAACAACTCATCGTTAGCGAAATCTTCTTACCCGCAGCGGTAAAGCACATAATGGCGCAATAA
- a CDS encoding NRDE family protein, whose translation MCILFIAVDTHPKYPLIVCANRDEFHHRPTQAAQYWQADNSDKRILAGRDLQAGGTWLGVSETGQFAGLTNIRTAQAETHLRSRGELVVNALVHQLDHQWLAEHAALYSPFNLIYEQQQTLFCFNSQQQTSTPLTQGFHAVSNGSLDEKWPKMAKGEQALEQLIKQQGELDINQLIEIMLDNSTAKDELLPQTGISLEWERLLSSIFIKHAEYGTRSTSVLLRDKCGSCSFTERRYDGKGRNLGQQTFSLTVTP comes from the coding sequence ATGTGCATTTTGTTTATCGCTGTAGATACTCACCCCAAATATCCTCTCATAGTATGTGCTAATCGCGACGAGTTTCACCATCGCCCAACCCAGGCAGCCCAATACTGGCAAGCTGATAATAGTGATAAGCGCATTTTAGCAGGGCGAGATCTTCAAGCTGGCGGCACCTGGCTGGGCGTATCTGAAACAGGGCAGTTTGCAGGACTAACAAATATTCGCACAGCTCAGGCAGAGACCCACTTACGAAGCCGCGGTGAGCTCGTGGTCAATGCGTTAGTTCATCAGCTCGACCATCAATGGCTAGCAGAACACGCCGCACTATACTCACCCTTTAATTTGATTTACGAGCAGCAACAGACGCTGTTTTGCTTCAATAGCCAGCAGCAAACATCTACCCCATTAACTCAGGGCTTTCATGCCGTTAGTAATGGCTCACTTGATGAGAAGTGGCCGAAAATGGCAAAAGGCGAGCAAGCGCTAGAGCAGTTAATTAAGCAACAGGGTGAACTCGATATTAATCAGTTGATTGAGATCATGCTCGACAACAGCACAGCTAAGGATGAGCTACTGCCACAAACTGGTATTAGTTTGGAATGGGAACGCTTGCTGTCGTCTATCTTCATCAAACATGCCGAATATGGCACCCGTTCAACCAGCGTGCTACTCAGAGATAAATGCGGCAGTTGTAGCTTCACTGAGCGCCGCTATGATGGCAAAGGCCGTAATCTGGGTCAGCAAACCTTCTCGCTTACGGTAACACCCTAA